The DNA segment ttaaaatatttatttatcaatataatttaaacttacgataatacataaaattgatcgaaaaaatACAAACATCGATATTGAgcaacaaaaatgaaatttcatcaTAATTATGACCAaaacatttccaaatatgctCCACCAAATCTACTTGAAATTGTTGATAAACTCTTCTTGTATGCATATTATGTCTTGTTTGCAGGTATGCAACAAAGTTTGGATGAACATCATGAGATATGTCAATGTTTTAATCTCTTCGTCAATATGATCATAATCAATATCAACGTTACCCTTGTATGTATCCCGTTCGTCTTCAACAATCTTGTTGTGCAATATTATGCATGTCAAGATTATGTTTTTCATGGTACCCATGTGTCAATTACGCGATGAACCATATATAATTGCGAAATGAGATTTGAGCACACCAAATGCTCTCTCCACATCCTTTCTTACCGCTTCTTTGACATTTtgcaaataacttttttttttgtggcatTGGGATGGTCTTTACTAATGTGGCCCAATCAGAATAAATGTCATCTACAAGATAGTACCCCATATTGCGCGTGGTTTCATTAATTGTAAATTGCACTAGAGAAGCTCGATCTTGCATAACGCCATTAAACACGGGAGATTGATTTAACTCATTAATATCATTGTTTGAACTTGCATCTTAGAAATAAGCATGTCAAATCCACAAGTCTTGTGACAATGGTGTCAAGTATTATTGTGTGTTTTCAATGATCACCTCTACAATATTGCCCTTGCCATGCAACtggacaatttttttcattcccAATGCATGCAATCAATAGAACCTAACATACCTGGAAACCCACGTGCCTCTCTAATTTGTAGTAGGcaattgatgttgttgttgttaagcCTTCTCAGATACTCATCTCCAAATATCTTGTTCACACCCTTCACAAAAGCTTCTAAGCATTTAACTACAGTGCTTCCACCGATTTTGAGATACTCATCAACACTATTGACAGGTAATTCGTATGCCAATATTCGAATTGCTGCAATGCATTTCTGCAAAGATGAAAGACCTCTTCTACCAAATGCATAAGATCACATTTGGAAATATGGATAATGGTTATTAATAGTGTCTATAATTCGAAGGAACAATTGTTTTCCCATTCGGAACCTCTGTCGAATTGACTCTCTGTGTATATGCTATTTTCAGAGAAGTAGTCATTCATCAAGTGACTATGTCCGTCTTCACAGTTTTGatttatgtttcttctttttcatatggGTTGATTGCTACTCTCTGCTTCTCGTTGTAGTTGGCGTAAATATCTCATGATTTCTTCATCAATGTTGTCTTCAAGTGCTTCATcaataatttgttttcaaactctaCCGAAGTCAAAGTTTTGAGCCATTTTATGACTGAGTGGAAGTAGAAAAAAGCCACAACAATTTTGAAGAAGAAGGTGGGTGCATGAAaggaaaataaacaattaagtaTGTATTAACCATCACATCATTCTCTGTGTAAccgttttttcttcaaagcaacAACTTGCTTGGAACAACCATTGAACTTTTGAATGGCATAGTGGATTTTTGGCCATCGAGATTTCAGTTGATTGGTGGATCTCTCACTTAAATTGCCACGATGTATGTTGTAATTTTCTACGATCATTTTCCAAAAAGACTCTAATTTTATTACCATAACTGACGATTGAATCGAGTGAGACATTAAGCCACAAACTAATGAGAAGTTTATCTTCTTCAATTGAAAAGAATATCCGTGtgccctttttcttccttctagaACTCCCTCTTCCTTCTTCTACGGTAATATTTTCTAACTCAATTTGAGTAGAAAATTTGGAAATTATATATCAACTTCCTTATTGGAAGGAGTTTGTGCACGACTACAACTATTGGGAGACTTATGGAATGTGTTGAAGGTGTTTTGTGACATTGAAGGAAAGATTTGAGAACTTGAAGAATTTTCGATAAGAAGGGGGCTGGTTATAAATTATTGGTGGTAGTGGCAAATACAAAATGAAATGAGAAGGATTTTGAGAATTTTCGCTCATTTGTGGAGGTGGTAGTGGCATGTACAGAAACAAAAAGAGGAGGATGCTACGAATTTTCGTTCGAAGGAAGTGATTGGTAATTTTGCAACAAATTCATGTAAGTTTGTCAGTTAAATTGAtttgaatccatatggcaaggaacaaataaaacaagatttaaaattgaaattggaaaaTCAGAGAATGACAATGCGAATAAGAATGAGAATGTGAAaactgtgcaaaaaaaaatctataggacccaatttttttacaaaagttcattgtaaaaaattagaaaaaaatacaatttgaaCAACCTACAActactcttaaaaaaatttatgtgctACAATAACGATTGTCTCAAGCTACAGTAACAATTATGTTGAGTTACAATAACGATAGAAAAAATTGACCCACTATAGTAATGACAAAAAACACGAAAAAATGCtacatttctttctttcttcttttttcccctCTTTCCTTCCCCACTCACCCCCTCCAccaatttagatttttctttcttcttttctctcttccccTCCCCtttagatttttctttcttggaaaaACAAATCTTAGGGGGTCTCCAATAGCTAGATCTTGAAAGAATGAATCTTCAACTTAAGATCCTTCTCCAAGATCTCCTATTGGAGATGACCTAAGATGACTTGTCTAATAaaagttttatataatttacattttcaaagattctctacttttatttttagtatctTGAATTTttctgtatatatatatatatatatatatatatatatatatgtatacatatattttttttctagagaTGAAAGATAGCTTATCCACATCTCTAAATGATTCGTTGTTTgataaattcatcaaattttttGATGAATAATCAGATTGAATGccttaaaagaaaagaatgtgTCGTGACTTATTTATGGCACACTTTTCGTTTGCCTTGGAGCAATGgattttctctcttttgtgtGATCCTTCTCGTTCATTTCCAACTCTTGGGCCTTTAGTGACCTAGGAATTCACCTAATTTGAGATTTGCTTATAtagatttttagatttttatgaTCTTTACTTTCGGTATTAACGCATTGGGTAACCTTTTTCAAGATTTTTCTTATATGATCTTGATTGTTGTAAGGTTTATCTAAGAGGTTTTAACCCATTAGTGAGTTGTTTGAAATCTTTCAAACATTCGGCCTATCAACTCATGATCATGCATCTTGAAAAGTTGGTATTGCTCCCCCAACATGCTTTTTCTGAACTTTTTCACTTGGTCTGGTCCTTTAAGAGCAACAGTCAAGATATCTTGGATTTTTGTAGTAGTAAATATCCAATGAACCTACCATAAATGAAGTAGTTAAGCCTATTTAACGTGAGTAAATTGATGAATTTATTCACGATTATCATAAACTTCGTCATAGTCTAAATGACTAAGGGTACAAGTGAGATTATACTTTGCATAAGCATTTACCTGGACtcggattttttttatcatttctcCATTTATCTTGGAAATTTCTTCTCCTTTGGCTTTCCTTAGTGTGTACATACCATTCTTAATAATATCCTACAAGTGAAAATGCGAAggttaaatgaataatttaatctcATTATTTCGACGGATGTATCGTAAACTCGTCTTATAGTATTTTTCGAAAGCTACGTTACGCAGAAAACAGAGCACAAGGCAAAGCGCCGAAACAGAGCACAGTGTATGGCTGTGTGCCGACGTGCCTCGCaaatcgcaattgaggaatcaaaTTCCCGCGACCAGCGTAAATTTGGGTCCTTCACTTGATTCCTAACAACAAGCTGCGGATttgatttaatcaatttttaaaaaagaattatttattaatttatcatctaatcaatttagtttaaatttttaattccatagcaattcaatttaaaacaatttgattagattgatttttatttttaatcttacttttaatttttttagaaaatattaaacagaaggtaaaatatataataaatataaatttaaatatcaaatatttaatttatatgtcattactaataatataatatttatgcattttaactcaaataattagtaaaaatatatttaattaaatataagttatatatgataatttataagtatatgaaaaatgaaaaaataagtgatactataaaattatgaataaaaatatttacataaatttggTTTAGATCGGTTTCTTAGATATGTATAACTCAATATAAATTTtgggttttttaattttatgattcgtttaatttattcaatttttagttttttagattaattttttcGGTCCACATTGGATTTGATCCATTTGTGAACATCCCTAATCCCTACTAATATCTATTTCAACCAAATTagtaaataatacatttttatttaaaaataattaacaatatttcattatatattttgttaaacaaattttagagtacgcagataaaaaaaaatagttacttCTCCTCTTTAATTACTCGAACAAAATTCCGTACTTGAGTAACTGTTAAGCGGAGTGCCCCTTAAATCTTAACATTGCTATAAAACAAAGATACAAACAAAATTTAAGCTTCACAAACATATTCTTCTCTATATAATAACACCCAACATTCTTCTCGTTCAATCCCCTTTGTCTCCttccaatattttaaaaacacaaattGCATAAACAAATGATTTTAGAGCTAATCAAAATTTcctgttttatattttcataattttttttatattttatttttgggtttACATGGGAGAatcttcaagtccaagttgAGTGAAGTGAGGGCTTTGAAGGGCGTCTTTGAGTAGCTCATGATCATCCCACGAATCTCGATATGTCTCCAAGTTGGCATCAGAGTTAATTAAGGCTGATAAGCATAGTTGCTTCCTCCATTCTTCTATACGTGGGAACCCCACATTATCCCCATATTTGTCACAGTACTGCAAATGCAACAAAACTTTTCTCAAATTAAAGCTTGCAAACATGCCAATAATTTTATCCCTCTCACATTTTTACTTCAACGCCTTGCATGCTCTATTGCTCTCTTTAtgcactttttaaaaaaaaaaatatttcgtcTACTTAAATTAAGGTAAATTAAGTATTAGTATCAAAGACTATAGGATCATTCATAAGGTCAAAATTTGACGGTAGAGATTTTCACATGagaaaatttaagtaaaaatcTTACATGATAAGATGCACTATCATCCTAAATTAATTAGGTCTAATTAAGATTCAGCGTTGAATAAAGAAGAATCGTGGATGGAGATAACCTAACAAACACTCTTTGTGACAACACATACCATTTAAAACAtgatttaaaatcataaaatttattggtGAATATGTTGCCACGTGTAAAGTTATGAATCCAGGTTTATGGAGCAGACACTTCTTTTAGTCATGGCTTTACAAAATTCTCACTTCAGTTTCTAACTTCCAAAACAAAGTCACCCATTTGAATCCTTTTtgacttatttttcattattgcttaacacaaaataatttaaagtgaATGATATTTTACTAAGTCAAGACTAGATCAAGAATTTTGTCAAGTAACAGATTAAGTATGTGATTGAATATGTGATACATGCACATGTCATAAGATTTTTTCGAGTCAATTTAAAGAAATACGTAGAAGTTATTGTTTGTTGTCTGTGTGTAATGTGAAACATGTGTGCATAGTGTgaaaccaaacatgcactaaacTGATCAATGCTAAAAATTTCAAGGACTAGAATGAGGTATCCTTTCAagtttatagtaaaaaaaaacattaaactaaagtgaataatttttaatttctttacctCAAAGTTTGCAATTTCATGAGTACAGTGCTTGGGAATGCCTGCTGCTTCTCTTGAATGGTAGAACTCCTTGATGGATTTCATCATTTCCTCCCATGATGGCAATACTCTTTTCCCAGAAAGCAGTTGAGCTATCCATATTGCTTGTGACTCAAAGAAAGGGAATCCTATGATCTGTAAGCACACATGCACTCTCATCTAATCAACAATTCTATTGCTAAATTAGAAGCAAACATTGTGGAAAATATACATTGCCATTACAATAAAAGTTATGTGTGTGCTAAAAACATGTGACCTAAAACGAATTCAAATTACTGATTTTGGGGTGGTTTACCTTTCTAGGGATGCCTATAAAAGAAAGGGATGGAGCAAGTGATGGGGGAAAAGTGTGCTCATACAATGgtcccactctgtcatcatctACAACCACCATTCCTTTGGTGTCAAGAAAGGGGAATGCATAGGAGTACCTACACACATAACCAATTGAATTTGAAACCCATCATCAATGATTAGAAAAcacaactaattaattaaatctaaaaggAAGAAGCATCGGGACATGTTTGGACATAGGTCCCACAGTGAAAATCTCCAAGCCCAAGATCATAATTATTCAATCATGATACTATCTTTTGGAACTTAAGTTAGTGAAATGAAATTTATAAGATTGATTTTTGCTCTTTGATTAAGGGTACGATTCATAATAGATAATACATGTTGCCACATATAGGAGTTtaatcaattttcttaaaagtttttttttcttttttttttttatgtgggaCATTACCCTGTGCAGTACAAAATGGAGTCTGCAAAAATGGAAGAACCATCCACGAATGTTACACGTCCATCCTCTTGAAGGGTCTCTATCTGCACAAGTTACCACATGTTATGAGGATAGCAAAGTTAGTATTCAATActttgtttatataaatttttcaataaacatttataagtaaaataaaatgaatttctctTCGAGTTAATATCAACTTATCCATTTTAACTTTTGCAAAAGCTTTTATTACTTCTCCAAAAGTTGAAGTGATAAGATAATTTTAACTCatgaaaaaagtttaatttttttttctatgaataCTTATGAAAAAGTTTATTCTACCAGacttaaatatttatgttttactTGGGATAAGAACTTGAAGTGATACCTGTGGATGAAGATGAAAGTTGGCATGTTTGGATATGACTTTAGACAAACCCTCAGAGATGTTAAGAGATCTGGAACTCATATGGACTTCCTTCGCTACATCCACAAGCTCTATTGATATGTCTTGCCCACTCAAGGAATTTCCAACCACTACCACAATCTGTTAAAGGAAAATTTGTACGTAAGTTTTAGAGTGCTTATTTAAAGCATGaattaggggggggggggggggttagaATATGACTGCCAAACAAACAATATTTCTCACTGTTAAACTAATGCACATGTTCCTGCTCCAAACTCATACGTCCTTCTATTATATGCTAATTTCAAACTCTTCAATtattgagaaacaaaaaaaaaaagagattgcATGTCATATACCTCATTGCGGAATGGTTCTGGGGTCCTGTAAATGTGACTATGCATCTGTTTCCTTTTCCATGTATCCATTCCTGAGCATCACAAAGacagaaactaaaataattatgcTTGATCTtgcaatgtaaaaataattttcttttatcgaTAATTATTAATCGTtagaatgttagttttgttaacaAAAAGGAGATTGAACCAGCAATCTTTTCTCTTTCCATTTTCTGTTAACCACCTAATCCACCTTATATTTCCTAGAATGGaatgtaaaaataaatggatgaaaaacttatatttttttatcatttggagAACTTATATATACATCACAACCAATTATGAGATAGAGAGATCAAGAGATAACTCTTTGACTTACCTTGAATGGAGGGCAATCTTGGTTGAGAGTAATGACCAGTGGCAACAACAACTGCATCAAACACCTCTTCCACCACCTTCTCACTCTTCTTATCAACACTTCTAACAACCCACTTCAAATCATTACTACAAACACCATAATCCAACATTCCCACATAATCCACCCTTGTGTTGAATCTTATCATCTCTCTCAAGCCAAAATGATCACAAAAGTCCTTCAAGTACATAAGAAGCTCAGTGTGGCTAGGGAACCTCCTCATGTCTCTACCCTTCTTGACCAAAAAGGGAAAATCAGTGAATCCCATGATCTCACGTGGAGATGTGAGCCTCAAAGATTCATAGATGCTGCTATGAACCTTTAGAAACGGCTTTTTTCCTAAAGGGTCCTCTCCTTCAACATTTAATTCATATAGCCACTGTCCTCCAACATCATGATTTTGCTCCAACAAAGCCACACTATGACCCTCTTTTCTCAACTCTCTTGCAGCCACTAGCCCTGATGGTCCTGCTCCAACCACACACACGTTCTTGGTTTGGCTTTGGAGTGTCTCAGAAACCATGGTGGTTGGTTGGTTGGTTGGTAAGTGAAAGAGTACGTAAGTAACCAAGGTGGAataggtggtggtggtgatggtgaGAATTTCAAAAGCAAGAAGGTGGTTTTTCATGGAATGTGGGGAAATGTGTTGGAGCTAATGGGGGCCTTTTATAGTTGAAATATGTTTCACGTAGCCAAAGGGTAACCATAATTTGAGGGATTGCGATGGTTTGCTGGCTGGGGGACACACGTGATCATGTAAAATCAATGTTTTGAAATCTGTCCACTTTTTTCAAGTTTGGACTTCAATAGTACCACCCTGGACTCTTCTACTTTTACGTTGAATACTTACCTCTCTATGCTCTTCCATATTTACCAAATTACAACACCGAACATGTACATCAGCGGACATGATATGAAATCGTTTCTAACTTAACCAGTAATTTCAACATTAAATGTTGAATATATAACTGCATTAGATATATGAGGAAAAAAGttttattgttcaaaataatCTTACTCTTCTCAGGTATGATTGTCTCTcataaaagatatatatgtaagttatacttaaaatatatttacaaaattagtaaatgtattaattttaggtttaattaagtttttcatatctGAAATATAGATTGTTTTCAGATTACTATCTAACATTCATTTTAAGTAtcttgaaaaaatttattaagtgtCGTTAGTCATCTTTCCTTAAGTGATGACGTGACAGACGAAGTGTCACGCCGTCACGTCTTGTCAAGAGACATTATTATGTCACCACCTTCAATGACATGTCATTGACAAAGTGTGATGACATGACATTCTATATATTATGTCATCACTTAAcggaagagaattaaaataggtagtaaattaaaattaaaatttttttaggtatgtatttgacaaaaaaatgaatttttaggtaGTAATATGAAAAAGACATATTTTTTCaggtatgaaaaacttatttaagtcaatctgaaaaataattttttagttaacaaatgataaggaggatttttatcaaaataaataatttaattttagataaaatgataaatgataaattttattattttattgaaaatgaaaatgataatcGTAAATTTAAGTTacgtttaattataatttaataagaaaaattcatttctcaaatatttttatttaatcaaatacttgtaaacttttcaaaataataaaaattaattaaaataacttgatgaacatatatgtaatttgcttttatataaacttaagaaattttatcctatttattttttaagataattcctcattcaaaataaaaaatacattaaattaataagatattttttattgatagaaataaaaaaatattatttgaaatttgtaaTAACTCACAtatcaatttatcatgtttAATCAACTAAACTAGATTAATAAGATAGTATTGAAtgtgaaattaaagagttaagatGAATGTATTTAATATCTGGACAAAGTTAAAAGAAAACTCAACAAGATCAAATAGtgagatatatatattttggatgAAGAGTGAGATAAGACATAACATATTATATGTGTACATTGATCATAGACTGTAAAATAccaattatatatgatttacataaaattttcatgtcatatattaaataagtttttcatacataaaaaatagattgtttttagattattacctagaaattcattttttgttaaaatacttacttgaaaatattttcaatttcattttattaacgGTTGTTAGTCGTCTTCCGTTAAGTATTGACATGACAAACAGAGTGTCACGTCATCATGACCAATCACCGACACGTCAGTACCATGTCATTGAAGgtgatgatgtgacaatgaGATGTATGTGACAAGATGTGATAACGTAACACTATGCCTATCACGTCATCACTTAACAGAAAATGACTAATGACAGATAgtgaaattaaattgaaattaattttttttcaggtacttgatttaaaaaataataaataaatactagaTAATAATCTAGAAAAggatatgaaaaatttaattaaaccttaattttaTTACGTTTTATATGTATGATtctcaataagaaaaaaatcagcTTACCTGTCTTAGTCAGAATTTCTTGTCAAATATCAAAGCATTTGATAAAAGTTGAAGTTATAGTCCTTATTAGTGTTTACTGCCTTACTTTCTTCTTTTCATCTCTCTTTTCCTTGGGTGTGAACAGGATTCTCTGGTCTTCACACTACACACTACATGCATGTAATTGGCACCCCATAGGATGGTCTTTCTTTCATACGACCTAACAAATAGGACCAGACGAATTTAAACATTCCAAATCACAATTCAAATTGATTAGTCCATAGATCAACCTCAATTGTCTGTTCTTGAGATTTCTGTAGATTTGGATGGGACCTTTATCGTGAACCTCATACATACACGTATTGGacctaatttgttttttttattttttattattttttttttttatggaggaAAGTTTATTAAGTGAACTTTGTTGAAAATCTCACGTCCAAACTATAATCAAAATAgagtatataaattaattaatttgtgttGGGCAGAAGTTGATCACTTAGTATCTTAAAAATTTTACATCAACTAGTGAtatgaaaaaattcaaaatagattATGTAATTGAgttttatatgaattaaaaatttattttacatgattttgttttatttttttgtcttaacgTCAGGAGTTTTGAGATAAGTAAAATCTAACTAATAATTATTTCCCTCAATAATTAAACTTGAATAATAtccaaacaatttaatttttactttaacatattaattgtttgtattcaattattgatattttgataaaatagacTCAGAATGTATATACTCATTACCAAAAGTCATCATAAATGTTTCAGAAGCTTAATTTGAATAATAAGAAATACTATGAAGaatttcatattatattaaaaagatatgTGCTTAATTGTTTAGATAATGAAGTTAGAAGTAAAATTTGGTATAAATGTGTGTCAAGAAGCAATTGACTGGATCATAAATCTTTTCAATGTAGTAAGAGAAGTTGCTTCATGTGCACAGTGCGCTACAATGGGACACAACACAAGCCAGTGGGCAAGATCAAACGAGCTACACACAAAGGGTTTCAACTTTTAAGTCTATGGGCTATATGAATTGGAACCCCACAATCACACTAGGCATGCCTCACCTTGAAGCGAAGGAAACATGAATTATAGTACTACAATCATGAAACAGTTATCTCTCttgatttcttaatttatgaatatattataccgttttgttttatttgcttTCAAGTGATACGATGGAATAAAGATAGAAAATgtctaatataaatataagcaatgaaatggaaagtttcatatttttattgtttctttttccaATAGCATACATGCAATGCTTTGAGTAATTTGTAAGTTATATACTTGTTTCTCATCCGTGTTGTCTTTGGGTGAAGTTAAAGTATAGACGtccatttttctttaatttttttttgtaattagggAAAATGATAGTAGGCTGCTAATAATCCATACAAATAGTAATTAATTAGTCCACACGTTTCATGCATGGGAAACTTTCAAGATAAATCACATGATTTAAGAATCAAGATAATCATTTCAAGGAAATAGGGATGTCTATGTCTAATGCTGTGTTTTACTATT comes from the Glycine soja cultivar W05 chromosome 6, ASM419377v2, whole genome shotgun sequence genome and includes:
- the LOC114416580 gene encoding flavin-containing monooxygenase FMO GS-OX-like 9; translated protein: MKNHLLAFEILTITTTTYSTLVTYVLFHLPTNQPTTMVSETLQSQTKNVCVVGAGPSGLVAARELRKEGHSVALLEQNHDVGGQWLYELNVEGEDPLGKKPFLKVHSSIYESLRLTSPREIMGFTDFPFLVKKGRDMRRFPSHTELLMYLKDFCDHFGLREMIRFNTRVDYVGMLDYGVCSNDLKWVVRSVDKKSEKVVEEVFDAVVVATGHYSQPRLPSIQGMDTWKRKQMHSHIYRTPEPFRNEIVVVVGNSLSGQDISIELVDVAKEVHMSSRSLNISEGLSKVISKHANFHLHPQIETLQEDGRVTFVDGSSIFADSILYCTGYSYAFPFLDTKGMVVVDDDRVGPLYEHTFPPSLAPSLSFIGIPRKIIGFPFFESQAIWIAQLLSGKRVLPSWEEMMKSIKEFYHSREAAGIPKHCTHEIANFEYCDKYGDNVGFPRIEEWRKQLCLSALINSDANLETYRDSWDDHELLKDALQSPHFTQLGLEDSPM